AGAAGCACAGAAGAAGCGGTGGATTCAGTTGGTAAAACAGACAAGCATGAATGTCTGGGCGGGACAGAGGAGGGAGTGACCAGTCCATTGTATCCACCAAAAGGTGATGGCCTGAGCAGTATGGTGAAATACATACTAAAAGACAAGAAGCTTCCTGCTGTGCTGCCTGATCATTTACGCCTCCCATCAAAAGAACTCCAGTACCCAAAACAACTGGTTCCAGAGGAAATGATATGCCAGAGGTGTCCAGGGAATGTGCCTCTCAGTGAACCGATCCTCATCACTGACAAAGCGAGAATCCTCACCAGCTTTGGCATTATTGAAGGTAGGTTACAATTCTATCCAGCAGCTTTTACAATGTCATGCTCTGACAAATGTGCCTAATATGTAAACATATTGCTCAGTTAACGTTATTGTATCTCCTGTTGAATCATCCAATCACTAGATGTGTCCACTTACTGCAAACGTTGCCCAGTCTGTGCCTTGTGTTACCGTTACCAAGAGTGGAAAGACGGTGTGCACAATTTCAGTGACCGGATATTGCTAGACCTGCCCTTGTGTGTCTCATTGAGAAACCTACTTCAGGTAATGTCTTTGGATATCTAAATTATAACTAAAAGTTATAACCTAAAGTTGCTTAAAGTGTAAACTATATAGGGAGCCCAAATTAGCCTAAATTCATTTTACATCAAAGAGCGGCAAAACagcatttatatataaaatattgatACATATACATACGTCTGAACTTTTACACATTTTGACACGTTGCAACCACAAACAAAAATTTATATTATTGGAATTTTATATGATAGACCAACACAAAGTGGCACATAATTGTGAAGTGAAAGGAAAATGATAAATGGTGtccaaacatttttccaaatatctgAAAAGTGTGGCGTGCATTTGTATTCAGCCCCCATCAATAAATACTTTGcatatataattttatgtagttttttttatatacacacacacacacatatatatatatatatatatatggtttacATAAGTTTACATAAGATTatatggggcggcagtggctcagtggttcatgtagattgtctacaaaccaggaggttggtggttcgatccccggttccacctgaccaagtgtcgaggtgtccatgagcaagacacctaaccccagctgctcccgacgagctggatggtgccttacatggctgacatcgccgtcggtgtatgaatgggtgaatgtgaggcgatatgtaaagcgctttggatggccatagggtctgttgaaagcgctatataaatgcagtccatttaccatatatATAATCTTATGTAAACCAACTTTTATATATCGAGATTAATCGTTTGCCATCCCTAAtacatatattgtgattttttttccccatccAGGTACATACAGCAGTCAGCAGAGCAGTAGATTACCTTCAGCTTACCACAGGAGTAAAGTTCCCCTCAAAGGATGCAGTGCTCCATGCGTATCTGCACTTTGAGGCCCTCACAGATCATGACTACAACTATTCCTGTGTGACCTGTGGGGATCACCCTGCTGTGGTCATAATGGATTTGCACAAAAAAGGTGCCTTCCATTTGTCAAGTAAGTATGTTTCTGCTTAATGTACTGATATAACTGTTGTCAGTTTTTCGTAAATTAATATTGAAAATCGTTTTTATGTTTCTCTTCTTTACTACTGAAGTAAGTGATCTGGAAGATCCTCCTGAGAGTTACAATGGGGAAGTGGATTGTGACATGTTTTGGAATGCTTTGGCCATGGAGATGATTGGTCGTGGATTtgtaaaaagtaattaaagCTTAAGTACACCGTATGATACCAATACCATTTGCATAATAGACTAAGATGTATTAACAAATAACTTTCTGGAATTTTGTAAAGGTTCAAAAGAGAACCCATTTTTGGTCCCACCAAGTTATAACTTTTGGGCTCCATGGATCGGTCCACGCACAAGGTCAGACATTGTACTCAATACAGAGTTTGCCAAAATACATGCCCCAAAATCTGCAGCTGAAGTGCAAGAGATCACAGTCACAGAGGACCGCCTAACAGATGAGCTTTCTAAACAAAAGGTATGTCTGTATTGAATCAACAATGCTTACTCAAAACATAGATGCACTTCTGGATAGATGCCTAACTGCATTTTGAAGTAAATCTATATTACTCTTAACTAACCTAATCTCTTCCTATTGGGACTGCTTTATATTGACATGTTGTTCGTTGTCTTACATTGTTGACTAGGTGGGAGTTTTACGAAAGCTGTGTAGAGAGTGTGGCTTAGATGCCACAGGTTCCCGTAATGATATTCTTCTCAGAATTTCCCGTGAGATGAAATCAAGACATGCTTACgacaaaatatttcaaaaaattTGGGCTGCCTCAGGTAATCCCATTTTTGCATTGAAATATAAAGTGTTGGTGAAACGTGCATACTTTGttatgctatttaaaaaattgtaCAAACACATACATTTACTTGTTTGAGGTTTAACCTGGTAGAAATGGAAAGGATTTGCCATGTAAAACCTATTTACATACATAATGTGTTAATAGCCATTTCTTTTTTCTAACCCTTGTTATTTGTGGCATTAACACATATTTTCTCAGGAGGATGGGCAGTCGTCCTGTGCCCATGTGGGATTGTGTATAGCATAAAGCACAACATTCGTTCTGAGAGTCCACGTGACTTTGCCGATATCCTTCTGTCATGGAGGCACATGCCGAATGTGGCTATATATGACTTTGCACGTGGACTGGCCACCCACACTAACTTGAGGGAACCTGAAAAGGTGCCCTTTAGCCCCTTTGAAGGACGCTTACTGGCACCTTCTGCAGAAAGAATAGCTCTGGCAAAACAAGGAAAGGTGAAGGTATCATTACCTTGGCTGGAAAGCTCCAAAATAGTCCCGGACAGGGGAGGTCATCCAGTGACTGGCTCAGCAGAGCATTATTGCTTGTATGACAAGTTCCATGAGGCGAATACCAAAGATGACAGGGATCTTCTGCGTAAAATTTCCTTGGTCCCACAGCTGGCTGGGAAAGTAAATAGCCAAGTGGCAGAGCAGTTTTTtgcaaaacttaaaaaaaataactacttCCTGAACATGAGCCAACCATCTACCCATGTATTCTTGATGAGGAACATTGTTCACCACATgaatacacaaaaaaacaatgcaaGGTTGGAGAGAATCCAGAAGACTTTTGGAGTAGAGGTGTCAATGAACATCCACGGCCAAGCTGTGATGGGTGAGCAAACTGTTCCATGTTTGCCAGTGAAATAGCAGGCTGTTATGGCAATATCTTCAATAAATGTATATCTTTGACTTGCAGCAGATCATTTGTTTTAAGATTAATTATATTAGAAATTAATCTGCTATAATTGTTATTTTAGGAACTGCAGTTTCCACTGAGATTCCTACTGAAGTACACCCTACACAGATGCCAATTTCAGTTGGTGAGAGTGACATTGGATGGATGTTAGCCTGTAAAGTCCTGGATCATGTGCTTAATCTGGTTTTCTGTATACCAGAAACATTTCCGGTATGTGGTGATGAATGTCGAAGCCTGACATCCCTGGATAACATCTGTACTACAAATGCATCATGGAACTTCACTTTACATGCTGGTCAGAAGGCACTGGTATGAATGTTTATAAAATATACCACCAAAATAAattgtagattttttttcattgaTAAATAATATTTGAGAATATCTGAACATCGTTTCAAGCTTGATTATGTCCTGGACACAAAGAGGACTCCAGATGAGCCAATAGTAGACGTTGGCACAACCACACTGAAACGCTCTGACTTCTTGTCATTGGGTCTACATCAACAAGTCGAGGCAACAGTAAGTTCAATTTACTGCCACATAAGAAATGCTACACATACATTTTGAACATAATTGCCTCTTAATCGAAACAATTTTACAGATTGCCAATTGCTGTTTCCAAATGATAAGCGAAATTGGAATACATCAGGTATATGGATATTGATGATTACACTCGCTGAAGACATTTAGCATGTTACGTATTGTTTCAGTTCTAATAAGTATTGAATTGATTCATTGTCAGGGAAAGGATGTACATGCCATTGATGCCTATGTTATAGCAACCTGGATGCCCCCTTTGAAAGCAGATCcaaatctgtctcttccagtAAGTGATCactttctttttaatttatttttgtttcaaaTTCACTTTGATgctttaaaggaacacgccgACTTTTGGGATCAaagaaaatcacaacttttaaTTTCCGTCAGTCTACTGCACTGTACAACTAACTTATCATGgaattattaaaaacaaaattatcaGGGAAACATTTTACTTTTGAGGCTAAGGAAATGTCATCAAATGGAATATTACACGCCTGTAGACGATGTATTTCTCAGGTCTTGAAGCCAAAAGAGAGAGTGATGCACTTTCTTTGCTCCAAAAACCTTCATGGCTACGGTGATGGCTCATATGTGGCGTGGTTCAGGTTTTACATACCCATTATAAATTTGGCTTGAGTTCAGCCGTTCAACATTCCCTGTTCCACTGTTCAAATGTTCTTGGTTTGCTTGTTTGGCTTATTGGTTGCTGTTCTCTACAATATGGTAAGTACACAGACGTTTTAGGCActtgtaaaaatatatgtattaaaCCATCTAAAACAAATGTTTGTGGAACAACTAAAGTGCCAAAAACTTGCACAGTACTCCATACTTTTTGCTTGCTGTTCAGTGTACTTTGCATGTGTTCAGTTGGTCTCAAGAATAAGTTATTAAATAGTCTTCACTGCAATCAGTTCAGCAGTGTTGTAAGACAAATTATtcagatgtttaaaaaaatatatatacattgatGTTGCAGCAAATTTGCTATGACAATAGCACCAGGCCGTTGGATCGTAATGAAAAACAAGGTAAGGGTATTGTATCATTGTATTTTCATAACACGCCGTAACGTCCTAGTTGATTTCTTTGCTTTTGCTTTTCTTTGCATTTCAGCATATCCCCCATCAACTCGATATGGCATCCTGTGGGGTATTCATGATTATGGTAAGTTACCAGAATTTTATTAGGCTGTATCCAATCTGTTCTATAGAAAAACtaacaataatattaataataatattgcaaAAATGAATACGTTTCAGTATGCCCTGCACATCGTATTGAATGAGCCTGTGGATTTCACTGCTGTAAGTCCTATTTATCCacattacattattattgttacTGTTATTCATAGTATTCATTTAAGTATTTCTTGTTTCTCAGCATGACATTCCAGTCATCAGGAGGTGGTGGTGCCTACTCCTCATGGAGAATTTTGCTCTTGGAGGGTAGGATATccgaattattattatttgtcatttagcagacactgcTATCCAAAGAGACTGTGACCCTGTAGTGAACTAACTACAGGGACAGTCCCCCCTGAAGCAACTTGGGGTAAGTGCCGTTTGGATTGGTGACAGCCTCTGGGATTGAACTCACAACCTTACGGTGTTCCATTTGGAAGCCCAGAACCCTGACCACTTGACCATCACATGCTGCATTCTGCATAACTTCATGTTCTCATTGTAGTATCTTTTTGTGTTTTGTCAGACATGGAAGGCAGTTTGCACACTGGGCTGAGGAGGCCATGGCGATTGTGTCCTGTCTCACTGACCGTCAGGTAAGCTTTtgtaagacaaaaaaaaaaaacacgcatatatatatatatatatatatatacacacattgaTGTTTTCCTGCAAAGTGTTGATACAAATTCTTGACTTCTCTCGTGTGAAATCGAAGTACATTTGGGTCTGCATGGCATATGCATAAAATAATACACTTCtttaaatgatacatttttttgacaTGATTGTAGTCTTGTGGACAATTGAAATACAGTACATCACATTGTGCTATTCTACAGCAAAGAAATGGAACTGCGGAAATTGAGCATGACATAGGAGCACTGGAGGGGGTCACACCACCACAGAATCTTGAGGTATGCTGTAGAGTTCTGTAGTGTATATTTttactcaaagttttaatttgcTGAAACTAAAATTGTTAATTTTGGAATATTTTTCATAAAGAACGAGAATGTGATGAGCAACATCAGAGAAGGTGTTGAATGGTTAAAGGAAAATCACCAGCTGTTGAAGAGCAAATACTTGCCACCACGTATTGTCTGCATGGAGGAGGAAGATGCTCTGAATGCCCTTGCTCGACTGTGTTCACATTGTGAGGAACTTCTGGATGAGGATGATGAAATAAGGGCCCcattttatttcacattcaaaaacaAAGAGGACATGCACTTATTCATGTCAGAGGTTAGGGACAAGAAAAATGCTAGAGTGTCATCCTTTTATAACcctgaaatttaattttttttttttttttttttttttattgcacttgtttaattttatagttAGTGATCAATTGTAATGGtacaataataaaatgtttaaaatgtaaattgtaaataaaattgtattctTGTTTTTGTCTCCAACAAATTGATAATATGCTCACACTTTCAGCCTGGTTAAAAGTAAGTTTTATGTGTGTTCAAGTTTATGCATTTACCCCAGCCAAAATTAATCAACTTAAGGAATTAGTTATCTTGATGTTAGactaataattataaaattctaAAAACCTTTTAAATGTCTATTCTAAAGTTAGACTTTTTTTATACCAAGCTTTGAAATACAATGTGTGTTTATTATACCAGGATGTtcgtttttggagaaaaaacaTAAAAGATTTAAgtgttcattgttttatttcagtaaaGGAGCCTAAAGGCCTTCAGCAACAGcagatgcaaaaaaaataatagcaTGAGCAACAATAATCAATAGATCGTTTTAAGACAGAACTaagatttaaaaatcaaatgtaTCAGCATGAAACTACTGttgtgaaactgcgcatgcgcgggtcaaaaccgctgtagtgaaactacGCATGCGCGGGTCAAAACCGCTGttgtgaaactgcgcatgcgcgggTCAAAACAAAATCGCTGTAGTGAAACTACGCATGCGCGGGTCAAAACCGCTGttgtgaaactgcgcatgcgcgggTCAAAACCGTGGCTGGGGTAAAACTGTGGCTCTGCAGACAGATATTATTGGGTATTTAGCTTATATCTAGCATTCACCATACATGCCATATACAATCACAAATAAGGATTATGTCAAAAATGTTCATGATCTCCATGGTTACTATTTTTTCATTTCCACTGTTCAGACagtaaacattaaaaatgaagaactccataatgttaaaaaatatatattttttactggGTTGCATTAGATAGTCCATGTTGTGTTACCAATGAATGAACAATTGTGAACAATTATTAAGATTAATCTCTTTCATCTAAGGTGTTCAGGTAAAGCCTCAGATGGTGGATGTGGGGACTCAAACTGAAAGGTTTGAGCATCGCAGATCAACTCCACTGGCCAGTCCTGAACAAAGTGATGATAATTGGTCATTTTCTGATATCAACCATTCTGGGGAGATGTCAAGGAGTCCAGGGGAAGAGATGTTGAGCGAGGCCTCTGAGGAGGAACCAGAAGAGCTGGAATCTCTCAGTGACCCAAAGTAAAAACTTTATTAATGGAAACTGTTTCTGATTGTgtatcaaaaaatgtcatactcAGAATTAATGTGTGTTTTCCTTTTCTTGTTTTCAGTGCTGTTGACAAGTTCATCGTTTGCCAGAGGCAGTTGATGTCCTTGTTCACGGTTTGCCCTGCATGCTGTGGGAAAACCCAGGGACAAATAATGCACCCAGAAGGAACTTTCATAAAAGTCAAGCAGGTAATGTCTTATTTGTCAACTGTCTATGCGGAGCTGAATTATAGTCTGTGAATGTGCAGTATGTATATTAATTATATGTGTCTTAACTATACAGATTTTTTACTGGCTCATCTTAAAGCTGCTTGAGTATTGAATCTTGTATCATCTTTCAGGCCTGCGGAACTTGTAGTTATGAGCGTTACTGGCAAAACCAAGAAAAGGTGCATCGAAACAAGCCTGCCTGCAACCTTTTACTCAGTGGTGCCATCCACTTCTCAGGTTGCATGGCTACTCAGACAATCAGGATGCTAAAGCTGTTTGGACTGTAGTGCATAAGTCCTGGCACTTTTTTCCGCCATCAGCGCTATTACACTATCCCTACCATCGTGCAGGCCTGGAGGGATGAGCAGAGGGGGATCATCAGAGAGTTGAAGGAGACTGGGGGTGGATTGATCTTGTCTGGTGACTGCAGGTAGAATGGTCCAGCTCACGTCAATGATGTAGAACAGGTCaatgtgtttttacattaaCCTATAAATGTAACTGTTTTTGATGTTCTTAGATCAGATTCTCCTGGACACTGTGCCAAATATGGTAGCTACTCCTTGATTGAGGATCGAATTAACAAAGTTTTGGATGTTCAGCTTGTCCAAGTAAGTTGATGTCACACATAAATCTTGTGTCTGATTTTGTTACTGATATTACTGTTACTGTTCAGTAATAATCAGTTGGTTTTACAGAGCTCAGAAGTCCCAAGCAGCTCTTGGTGTGAGCTAGAGGGTCTAAAGCGGAGTATGCAGTTCCTGATGGACCAAGACATGCAAGTGTCTGCTCTGATAACAGACAGAAATCGGCAGGTAATGATGCTAGGAGAGATCTAAAGCTGAACAGCATTGACAGGCACAGTATCACTCAAAATAAATTCTAAATTCTATAAAATCAATTTGTGTTTTAGGTGGGCAAGTGGGTACGTGAGAAAATGTGTTCAAAAGGAACAAGGCATTTCTTTGATGTCTGGCATATTGGGAAAAGTATGTATTGTGATGTTGGTAGTTCTATATAACAGACTTGTTTGTAGTTAAATTCACTTTCCTAATAATTAATTTGCTCTGCTCTGTTTGTCTGCTCTGGAACAGGTGTACAGAAAGCACTGGATGCTGCTGCAAAAGAGAGGGACTGTGAGGATCTGAAGCTGTGGAGTCCAGCCATCATCAACCATCTCTACTGGACTGCAGCATCCACCCCTACAGGAGATCCAGATGAGATGCAGGCAAAATGGCAGAGTATGATAAATCATGTACAGGACATACATGAACACAGCACTCCTGCATTTAACAAGTGCTCACATCCACCGTTGGAAGGAGAGGCGAGAAACAAGGAGTGGCTAGAACCAGGTACAACATAATAGCCTATGTTAAAAGATGTCAAATGTTTTGAGGCTAAACTTTTTCACTGCTTGTAAATTTTTGTAACCCCACGTGTACTAATAATTACTTGTGTCATAAAATGCGAGAGATTATATGACAGAATATGTTTTATTCAGGATCACCAGCAGCCGCTAAACTGGAGAGTGTAGCTGCCAGGAAAGCACTGGTAAAGGATATTCGACAATTGTCACCTCAGCATCAGACATTCTACCTGGAGGCCTACCATTCCCTCATTCTGCACTTTACTCCCAAACACACTGGCTTTTCTTTTCTTGGGATGTACAGCAGGTAGTGTTATCACTTAAAAGTATTGATACTaataaaattagttttttttttttcaggaaatgatgacagaatgaaTATGGCTCaaaactaggggtgtaacggttcacaaagttcacggttcggttcgatacgatacactggtgtcacggttcggttcggtacggttcggtatgttttagatacagcaaaaataaaaaattggcagataaattacctttttaattattttttttattaaaactaacaaagtatgattttttttttttttacattgaacaatgatggagttatactttacccatcttctatgtagttacaggaataagacattagctctttacattagctctctccacacctttttcacacactactgCTTCTGTCATCCCTTTGGCGTGTCTGAAGAACGTGGCTGTTCAGTTCTCATTCATCGGTAAAGTAATGTGCCGTTGTAGCTTTGTGTAAACCTTGACATCCAGCCGTCTGTTGTCAGAGCAAACGCTGTTGCTTTGGCCAATTGGTTCTCtgtttgtgcttttgttttttgggaCAAAGCAAGAATTACTGGCTCAAATGGGCTCGTGAAGGAACATAACGGGGCTCAATTACTTTAAGCACGTTCTTAAAACTCCGTCTGCGGTGCGTTTTGCGCTGCGTATGCGGTGCAGCAGCCGCACACCCTGTTGTGCTTTCAAATATGCTGCGTTGTAGTCCGcaaccgttaacatgggtacggaaaaaatacgcaccgcatagactatacgcactgcagacgggcgcaaggtctcatatccgcggctataaatgggccactcgccgcggtgatgtcttttgccatttgaatgagttggaaatgtctgtcttaatgctgcggggatagtttgtggctgtttctcctttttatcgtcttgttgtcggcgtaaatgagttgacaTGGCATTAATTATTCCCACTGCTGTAGCCTACCATCAtgtagcaaatgcgacataccgttgtttttttatccatcactcttgccaacaccatcatagcttacaaagaatccaaagttcacccaaacaccagacctgttggtgttggttattggaggatctttatttctggtttgttaaacgcaatagccattttgccacgagcattcagcgcgagCCTACTGattaagcgagcacctgactgagcagcctaaaacatatttggtgtttgtttgtttttttcacttcggcggtgtcaggggcattgcctgttatgtcgttttggttattgttgAACGCATgtcattatatttcacacacttttttatttttccaagtctaattaattagtccgagaaccgttcggtacataatgcgtaccgcgtaccgaaccgaaagcctcgtaccgaacggttcaatacgaatacgcgtatcgttacacccctactcaaAACTAATGCAGTCTTGTATAGCAGACCAAAATGTTATAGATTGATAACAGCATTACATATTGTTTGCAAAATAATAATTGCAAAGATGAGTCATTGTTTTAGACCCATTTGAACTGAAAAGATTGTCATATTTCTGTTGCATTTCACTGCATTGGGTTAGCTTTGGAGACCTAATGTTCTATCTACTTATCTCGTACAGACTTCTCTTGGCAGCCCTACATTTTAATAGTAATGGCAACAGAGATGTAGCGCGAACTAGTGAGGGTGAGGGACGCTACGCTGTTCGCTACCCACGGTTTCGGAAGGGTGCCTGGGTAGTCCACCCCATCAAGGAGAAACCATCTTACGGTTAGTAGTTTCACTTagtttttcaatattttttttgtatgaatCCATCTTTTTTATGTGAGTCAACCATGTAACTAAATGTTTTCCAAACATTTCTCTCCTCAAGTATACGCAACAAAACTTATGGTCTCTCTGGTAGAGGA
This region of Pseudorasbora parva isolate DD20220531a chromosome 6, ASM2467924v1, whole genome shotgun sequence genomic DNA includes:
- the LOC137079514 gene encoding uncharacterized protein, with translation MFSYVTGYTIHRCGLGCRSQLHYHCMYCQSMLLRKEDFKKHLTVCQTKQSTSVPLSEPCSASTVPCPPSAESTSVPLSEPCSASTVPCPPSAESTSVPLSEPCSASTVPCPPSAESTSEPSAESADHGIHAATRVHVRPVVRERCPMCNVVMNKRNIRKHIDRKHTNQVLDVNSKRHLRSECIDEVNGIYSVQKTFLGHSVPLHVQNKTWGENHRVTCESQECQGNMDLAWRSGIKAYRCVHLRSVTYCTNTAKLDTLREDSLAKMVQTKWFTEETRKNCLARQSLSRENNVPLSVCLNFGFPQIKKIVSVFEPTVSYYSVLRRVMVVYNTKLNSWHCPCSKTKRSCPHIYVAKWHFFQEQPELFRTVRSTEEAVDSVGKTDKHECLGGTEEGVTSPLYPPKGDGLSSMVKYILKDKKLPAVLPDHLRLPSKELQYPKQLVPEEMICQRCPGNVPLSEPILITDKARILTSFGIIEDVSTYCKRCPVCALCYRYQEWKDGVHNFSDRILLDLPLCVSLRNLLQVHTAVSRAVDYLQLTTGVKFPSKDAVLHAYLHFEALTDHDYNYSCVTCGDHPAVVIMDLHKKGAFHLSISDLEDPPESYNGEVDCDMFWNALAMEMIGRGFVKSSKENPFLVPPSYNFWAPWIGPRTRSDIVLNTEFAKIHAPKSAAEVQEITVTEDRLTDELSKQKVGVLRKLCRECGLDATGSRNDILLRISREMKSRHAYDKIFQKIWAASGGWAVVLCPCGIVYSIKHNIRSESPRDFADILLSWRHMPNVAIYDFARGLATHTNLREPEKVPFSPFEGRLLAPSAERIALAKQGKVKVSLPWLESSKIVPDRGGHPVTGSAEHYCLYDKFHEANTKDDRDLLRKISLVPQLAGKVNSQVAEQFFAKLKKNNYFLNMSQPSTHVFLMRNIVHHMNTQKNNARLERIQKTFGVEVSMNIHGQAVMGTAVSTEIPTEVHPTQMPISVETFPVCGDECRSLTSLDNICTTNASWNFTLHAGQKALV
- the LOC137078890 gene encoding structural maintenance of chromosomes protein 5-like encodes the protein MTIAPGRWIVMKNKHIPHQLDMASCGVFMIMYALHIVLNEPVDFTAHDIPVIRRWWCLLLMENFALGGHGRQFAHWAEEAMAIVSCLTDRQQRNGTAEIEHDIGALEGVTPPQNLENENVMSNIREGVEWLKENHQLLKSKYLPPRIVCMEEEDALNALARLCSHCEELLDEDDEIRAPFYFTFKNKEDMHLFMSEVRDKKNARVSSFYNPEI
- the LOC137078888 gene encoding uncharacterized protein: MQFLMDQDMQVSALITDRNRQVGKWVREKMCSKGTRHFFDVWHIGKSVQKALDAAAKERDCEDLKLWSPAIINHLYWTAASTPTGDPDEMQAKWQSMINHVQDIHEHSTPAFNKCSHPPLEGEARNKEWLEPGSPAAAKLESVAARKALVKDIRQLSPQHQTFYLEAYHSLILHFTPKHTGFSFLGMYSRLLLAALHFNSNGNRDVARTSEGEGRYAVRYPRFRKGAWVVHPIKEKPSYVYATKLMVSLVEEYCKSPQALQESSAVLSSAAPPPPYARIPYAQRTTCLYAVYRNCLWCRLGHYYILIIPCFHSKQFQW